One Mycosarcoma maydis chromosome 9, whole genome shotgun sequence DNA window includes the following coding sequences:
- a CDS encoding uncharacterized protein (related to Purine-nucleoside phosphorylase): MKDALSNANFPQDAQGRTYHVATKAGQVANRIITVGDQVRAHRIAKAFDGGAPIFAFNSQRNFLTLTGTYQGVPISIVAIGMGFSVVDFFVRECRAVVKGEMIIVRLGSCGSMQPDYGIGTVVVPKASFGISRNYDYFHHDTNAQERSSGAMEPYLITKPLDADSEVHDALLSALEAEKPSAKPELFAGEQVKAAGNTVNASADSFYGSQGRIDPAFIDANANLMDVIRERRPGVATLEMETFVLNHLAAAANAAIDLAKKSGQEPVHKGKIRTGAVQMIFANRSTSAFISPEECETLEHWAGKSVLAALASIDIPEERLQPEGVWNSAA, from the exons ATGAAGGACGCTCTCAGCAACGCTAACTTTCCC CAAGATGCCCAAGGACGCACCTACCACGTAGCCACCAAAGCCGGCCAAGTCGCTAACAGGATCATCACCGTCGGCGATCAAGTGCGAGCTCACCGCATCGCCAAAGCATTCGACGGTGGTGCACCGATCTTCGCGTTTAACTCGCAGCGCAACTTCCTTACGCTGACGGGCACCTACCAAGGAGTGCCCATTTCTATTGTTGCTATTGGAATGGGATTCTCTGTGGTTGACTTTTTCGTTCGAGAATGCCGAGCCGTTGTAAAGGGCGAAATGATCATTGTGCGCTTGGGATCTTGCGGTAGTATGCAACCCGACTACGGAATCGGAACTGTCGTCGTTCCGAAAGCGAGCTTCGGCATTTCGAGGAACTACGATTACTTCCACCACGACACGAACGCGCAAGAGAGGAGCTCTGGTGCAATGGAGCCGTATCTCATTACCAAACCTCTGGATGCGGATTCGGAGGTGCACGATGCACTTCTGTCAGCATTGGAGGCCGAGAAACCCTCCGCAAAGCCCGAGCTGTTTGCGGGCGAGCAGGtcaaagcagcaggcaACACTGTCAACGCCTCAGCCGACAGCTTCTACGGTAGCCAGGGTCGAATTGATCCAGCATTCATCGATGCCAATGCCAACTTGATGGATGTGATCCGCGAGCGAAGACCTGGAGTGGCAacgctcgagatggaaaCATTTGTCCTGAACCAtctcgccgccgccgcaaACGCCGCCATCGACCTGGCAAAGAAGAGCGGCCAGGAGCCAGTGCATAAGGGCAAGATCAGGACAGGCGCTGTGCAAATGATCTTTGCCAATCGAAGCACGTCCGCTTTTATCTCGCCGGAAGAATGCGAGACGTTGGAACACTGGGCGGGAAAGAGTGTTCTTGCCGCACTGGCTAGCATCGACATCCCCGAGGAAAGACTCCAACCGGAAGGCGTCTGGAattctgctgcttga